A segment of the Flavobacteriales bacterium genome:
GAGGAAAAGAGAATGGAAAAGGGTATAAGGAATTGGATAGTCATATAGGAGCAATTTATGGTGATAGTATTACTCTCGAAAGAGCTGAGCAGATTTGCAAACGATTAAAAGATAAAGGATTTGCTTCAACAAATGTGGTTTTAGGAATAGGTTCCTATACATATCAATACAACACTCGCGATACTTTTGGTTTTGCTATGAAAGCCACTTATGGAGAGGTAGATGGGAAAGGAAGAGAGATTTTTAAAGATCCAGTTACTGACGATGGTACTAAAAAGTCTGCTAAAGGATTATTAAAAGTAGAATTGAATAATGGGGCATATCAATTAGTGGATCAAGTCTCATGGGATGAGGAAAGCGAGGGAGCTTTAGAAGAAGTGTTTAGAGATGGGGAATTGCTAAAAAATGTTTTGTTGAGTGAAGTAAGACAAAGAGTTCGAAAATAAAAATTAAAAAGGGAGGTTAAATACCTCCCTTTTTTAATAACAATCACAAGCTCTAATTTTTAGAGATTGTTCAAATAAAGTACTTAGTGGTTCTCCTTCTTTTAAGTTGTTTTTATTGTAATTGACAACGTGAATTAGTCTGGATTTTGTAGCTCCTTGTTCTATCCAATAGAGGTATTCAATACCATTTTTCGAATGCTTGATATAATAGATTGGATTAGGAGTACGGTTAGGATAACTCTGTTCAAATAAGATTTCGCCTTCCTCAAAAATGTTTTTAACGTCATTTTCGTTTAGGTCAAAACAAGCTAACTCACATTGCACCTTTTCTTTAATGGATAAGGTGAGGTTTTTTAAACGCTCTAAAACCATGGCATTTGGTTGATAAAGTGTTACATATTCATGATTAGGAATGGTAGCACAATCACAATTATTTTGATTAGGAATATTGTTGATAATTGTAACAGCCAAAGAATCTTTTAAGTTCAGTTGAAATGACAACCTTAAGCTATCATTAGAGATACTATAATTTTTGTTTTCAGTATCACTTTCTCCAAAATTGACAGCTCCATTTTCTATCAGTTGATAAATCGCGTTAGCATTAATATCATTGCACTCTAGAAGACATTTATCTTGTTTTGAAGTAACAATTTTGCTTGTTTTTATAGTTTGAAGAACTCTATTTCCTGGAAGCCAACCACATCCTCTTCCGTTGAATATAAAAAATGAAAGTAACCCACCCATTATGGCCCCAATCATGTAGTATTTAATTCTTCTTCCTAAAGTCATAAATTCATTTTTGAAATCAGTTTACAAAGTTAGTCGAAACAATTAGATATAACTCTAAAGTTTATGAATATGTTGCTTCTACCTATGTTTAGGTAGTTGTTTTTTAACAATATTTAATATTTTTGAAGACAAATAGTCATTTGTTTGAAATAAATGTTTAACTTTTTTTTAACTTTTGGCAACCAACCCATTTCATCAACGTTAAATAATTGCTTGTTAGCGCGTTAAATTACGGTTAGGCGACGTTAAAAGCTTATTTGGGGAAAAATTTAAATATATCTACCTACCTATGAAAAGAAAAATACTACTACTACTGTTACTCATCTCAACACTATTTAATTTATCATCTTATGCTCACTCGGTTCAGGTGGCGTATTGTATTAGTTGTGATGGTTTGTTGAGGTTGTATGTAGAACATTGGCATGGAAATGCGAATCCCAATTCAACTACGATGACATTGCAGGTAACTGTAAATGGAACAACAACAACAAGTACAGGTTCTCCTGTGGCGAATTTACAAAACATACCATTTGCTCAATTACCCAACTGTGCATCGCCTCCAACAGTTTTTGGATCTTGTCCTGGCAGAGCCAATACTTATAATGATTGGGTAGTATATGATTTTCCTGGTATTCCAACTAATGCTACAGCAAGTATTCGAATCCTCTCAGGAAATTCAGCATTTACAGACGATGGTTGTGGAATGTTTCCTGCACAAACAACGAACTTTGTTGTTGCTCCATTGAATCAACCGCCAATTACTATTCCTGCATCTTTTGTTTGTAGTGGTAGTCAGTCTCCTGGAGTTACTTTCCCTCCTGGGAATCCGCCTGGAGGAACTTATATCTGGTCTAACGATAATCCAGCTATTGGAGTACCTGCAACAGGTTCAGGTAATATACCTGCTTTTACTCCTGCTCCTTCAAATACTACACAAGTGGCGAATATTACTGTGGATTATCTTTGTGCATCTACAACTTTTACGATTACAGTTCTGCCTTCTGCAGGTCCCAACTTTAATTATGTAAACATGTTTCACAATGGACAGAATGGTGCTGATCCATTAGTCCAATGTTTAGGGGATACAACAAGTTTTCAAGCTCAAGCAACTCCAGGTGTCACCATACAAAGTGTTTTATGGGATTTTGGAGATGGTAGTACATCAACAGATATGAACCCTGTGCATTTATTTCAAAATAGTGGAAACTATACTGTGAATTTGCAAGTAACAACTACGGATGGATGTACCCAAACATCTACATCTACGATTACGATTAACCCTAAACCTGTAGCAAGTTATACGAGTACTCCCGAATGTGAGTATGATGCCATTAATTTTACGAGCACCTCGACAGTCACCACAGGGACTATTGCTGCTTGGGAATGGGAATTTGGAGATGGAGCAACAGGAAACACTGCTAATCCTGCTCATTTATATCCTGGAGATGGAAGCTATCCTGTTAATTTAACAGTTGTTACAGCTGCTGGATGTCGAGATTCTATAACTGGTACCCAAATCGTATATGAAAAACCTGTTGCTAGTTATATAAGCACAACAGAATGTCAGAATGATGCAACTAATTTTACAGATAATTCAACAGCATCAGTAAATATAACCAATTGGGATTGGGATTTTCAGAATGATAATACCATAGATAATACCAGTCAAAATCCATCATATACTTATCCTGCTTTTGGGACATATCCAGCAGAATTAACCATTACTGATGCTAATGGATGTGTAGACGATACTGTTGTAAATATTACTGTTCATCCATTACCAGTTGCTGCGTTCAATTCTACAATGGTCTGCCCAACATTTGCAACAACATTAACAGACGCTTCTACTATACCAGGTGGTGGTACAATTTCTCAGTGGAATTGGGACTTAGGAAATGATGGTTCGGTAGAAACAAATACTCAAAATGGAGCAAATACTTGGAATACTGGTGGTGCTTATGATGTAGAGTTGATGGTGATGTCATCAGATGGTTGTGTAGACTCGATAGTTAATACCATCGTGGTATATCCTAAACCAGTTGCAGCTTTTAGCTCAACAACTGTATGTCATAATGATGTGACAAACTTCACTGATTTATCTACTGTCTTAGTTGGTAATATTTCAACTTGGGAATGGGATTTGGGAGATGGAAACACGGATAATATTCAAAATCCATCAAATACTTATGCCAATGATGGAAGCTATAATGCAACACTGATTATCACAACAAGTGTTGGTTGTAAAGATACCGTTGTAAACCCTGTAAATGTCTATAGCTTGCCAATTGCTGAATTTTCGTCATCGACAGAATGTTTAAATGAAGCAACAATGCTAACGGACCAAACAACAACAGCTTCTTCTATTTCATTATGGGAATGGGATTACCAAAATGATGCAACTGTAGATGATTATGCGCAAAATACTTCTTATGTATATCCTGGATTTGGATTTTACCCTGTGCATTTAAAAGTAACAGATGTGAATGGTTGTGAAGATGATACCGTTGCTAATATAGAGGTTAAGCCTCTTCCAGTTGCAGCTTTCACATCAACTGAAGAATGCCCATTTTTCCCAGCTACATTAACAGATGCTTCTACTGTGGCTGGTGGAGCAACAATAACGAATTGGAATTGGGATATTGATGATAATGGAAATGTTGATTTTACAACTCAAAATGGTGCTAATGCATGGACTTTAGGAGGAACCTATTATGTTGAATTAATGGTTGAAACAGCTGATGGCTGTTTAGATTCTGTAGTGAATGCAGTTAATGTCTTTCCAAAACCTGAAGCAGCGTTTAGCAACACTACTGTTTGCTTTGGAACAGCTACGGATTTTACAGATAACTCAACAGTTGCATTGAATAATAATATTGTAGCTTGGGATTGGAATTTTGATGACGGAAATACATCTACGAACCAAAATCCCTCAAATCAATACGGAAGTCATGGGTTATACGACGTAACATTAATGATAGAAACAATGAATGGTTGTAGAGATACAATAACCAATCAGATTGAAGTATATGGTATGCCAGTAGTTAATTTTACGATGCCAAATGTCTGTGAATATGATAGTGTACATTTTGTAAACAATACGACAATTCCAAGTAATGATAACATGACCTATGTATGGAACTTTGGAGATAATGCAATATTAAGTGTGGAAACACCAACTCATTTGTATAGTACAGAAGGAACTTATGCGGTTAATCTTGAGGCAACATCGTCAAATGGATGTATCCATGATACAACAATAAATGTTGATATTTATGATGAACCTTCAGCTCAATTTACAGTAAGTAATAATTGTGTATACGAAACATTTGATTTTACCGATTATTCAAATACAACATCAACTTTAGTGAACTGGGATTGGAGTTTTGGTGATGGGAATACATCTACTAACCAATCACCAACACATGATTTTGCAGCTGAAGGAATATATCAAATACAATTAGTTGTAACAACAAACGAATTATGTCGAGACACCAATACCGTTGCTTTAGAAGTTTATCCAAAGCCAGTTGCGAATTTTACACCAACAGATGTTTGTTTAAATACTCCAACTGAATTTCAAGACTTATCAACGGTATCAACTCAAGTTTTTAGTACAGAGGAAGTATTGCCACAATCTGCATGGGATTTTGGAGATGGACTAACAGCTTCTGGCCCTTCTGCAATCCATACTTATAATGCTCCAGGAAGTTACAATGCTCAAATTATTGTAACTACAAATCATAATTGTAAAGATACGGCAGAACTTGTAGTGATTGTACATAGTAATCCTGTAGCAAGTTTTGTGACAGCAGATTCGGCTGGTTGTTCTCCTGTGACAGTACAATTTATAAATACCTCTACAATAGATCATAACCCAGGGAATTATACTTTAACTTATCATTGGTATTTTGATAATGGCGAAGAGGATACGAATGAGAACAGCTCTTCTACCTTTACAAGTGATAGCCATACAGATAATGAATATTATGGAGCTGCTCTTGTAGTAACTTCTAACTATGGTTGTAAAGACTCTATTTATAATGATAATGTTGTGATTGTACGTCCAATACCTTACCCTGATTTTGTGTTTAATCCAGATGAAACCAATGTGTATAATACTTTAATAGACTTTACAGATCAATCAATAGGAGCTAGTGTTTGGGATTGGAATGTTGGTGATGGAACGGTTTATGGAGACCAACATCCAAACCATCGTTACGCTGATTCAGGTTATTATACGATAGATTTGAGAGTTGAAAATGGTTATGGATGTACAGATTCAATATCAAAATCATTGCGTATAGATCCAGTATTTGAAGTGTTTATTCCTAATTCTATCACGCCAAATGCAGATGGAATAAATGATGAGTTTATGGTTGATGGTTATGGAATTAAAGAGCAAGAAATGTACATCTACGATAAATGGGGTAAATTGCTTTATGAAGGGTTTAACTTAGATGATACTTGGGATGGATATGTAAATGGTAGAATGGATAAAACAGCTGTTTATGTGTATGTCGTCAAGATTGTGGATTTATATGATGTTAAACACGATTATAAAGGAAGCGTTACTGTGATAAGATAATTGATCGCAATGTACTTTTTTACATAGGATTTATTTACATTTGTCTTTATTAAACCTTAGATAAATGAATGATTCTGTTGACTCAATTAAGCTTTCATTAATAATTCCTGTCTATAATCGACCAGATGAGGTCAATGAGTTATTAGAAAGTTTAGTGCTTCAAACGAATAAGAATTT
Coding sequences within it:
- a CDS encoding PKD domain-containing protein — protein: MNPKPVASYTSTPECEYDAINFTSTSTVTTGTIAAWEWEFGDGATGNTANPAHLYPGDGSYPVNLTVVTAAGCRDSITGTQIVYEKPVASYISTTECQNDATNFTDNSTASVNITNWDWDFQNDNTIDNTSQNPSYTYPAFGTYPAELTITDANGCVDDTVVNITVHPLPVAAFNSTMVCPTFATTLTDASTIPGGGTISQWNWDLGNDGSVETNTQNGANTWNTGGAYDVELMVMSSDGCVDSIVNTIVVYPKPVAAFSSTTVCHNDVTNFTDLSTVLVGNISTWEWDLGDGNTDNIQNPSNTYANDGSYNATLIITTSVGCKDTVVNPVNVYSLPIAEFSSSTECLNEATMLTDQTTTASSISLWEWDYQNDATVDDYAQNTSYVYPGFGFYPVHLKVTDVNGCEDDTVANIEVKPLPVAAFTSTEECPFFPATLTDASTVAGGATITNWNWDIDDNGNVDFTTQNGANAWTLGGTYYVELMVETADGCLDSVVNAVNVFPKPEAAFSNTTVCFGTATDFTDNSTVALNNNIVAWDWNFDDGNTSTNQNPSNQYGSHGLYDVTLMIETMNGCRDTITNQIEVYGMPVVNFTMPNVCEYDSVHFVNNTTIPSNDNMTYVWNFGDNAILSVETPTHLYSTEGTYAVNLEATSSNGCIHDTTINVDIYDEPSAQFTVSNNCVYETFDFTDYSNTTSTLVNWDWSFGDGNTSTNQSPTHDFAAEGIYQIQLVVTTNELCRDTNTVALEVYPKPVANFTPTDVCLNTPTEFQDLSTVSTQVFSTEEVLPQSAWDFGDGLTASGPSAIHTYNAPGSYNAQIIVTTNHNCKDTAELVVIVHSNPVASFVTADSAGCSPVTVQFINTSTIDHNPGNYTLTYHWYFDNGEEDTNENSSSTFTSDSHTDNEYYGAALVVTSNYGCKDSIYNDNVVIVRPIPYPDFVFNPDETNVYNTLIDFTDQSIGASVWDWNVGDGTVYGDQHPNHRYADSGYYTIDLRVENGYGCTDSISKSLRIDPVFEVFIPNSITPNADGINDEFMVDGYGIKEQEMYIYDKWGKLLYEGFNLDDTWDGYVNGRMDKTAVYVYVVKIVDLYDVKHDYKGSVTVIR